The Arvicanthis niloticus isolate mArvNil1 chromosome 2, mArvNil1.pat.X, whole genome shotgun sequence genome includes a window with the following:
- the Barhl1 gene encoding barH-like 1 homeobox protein isoform X1: MEGSNGFGIDSILSHRASSPALPKGDPLLGDCRSPLELSPRSESSSDCSSPASPGRDCLETSTSRPGAASGPGLDSHLQPGQLSAPAQSRTVTSSFLIRDILADCKPLAACAPYSSSGQPAAPEPGGRLAAKAGEDFRDKLDKSVSSASSDSEYKVKEEGDREISSSRDSPPVRLKKPRKARTAFTDHQLAQLERSFERQKYLSVQDRMELAASLNLTDTQVKTWYQNRRTKWKRQTAVGLELLAEAGNYSALQRMFPSPYFYPQSLVSNLDPGAALYLYRGPSAPPPALQRPLVPRILIHGLQGASEPPPPLPPLPGVLPRAAQPR; this comes from the exons ATGGAAGGCTCCAATGGCTTTGGGATTGACTCCATTCTCTCCCACCGAGCGAGCAGCCCCGCCCTTCCCAAGGGGGACCCCTTGCTTGGGGACTGCCGTTCACCCCTGGAGCTGAGTCCACGCTCAGAGAGCAGCAGCGACTGCTCTTCGCCAGCCTCGCCCGGAAGAGACTGTCTGGAGACCAGTACCTCGCGGCCTGGTGCAGCATCTGGCCCAGGTTTGGACTCCCACCTGCAGCCGGGGCAGCTTTCAGCCCCGGCCCAGTCGCGAACTGTCACCTCCTCCTTTCTGATCAGGGACATCCTTGCTGACTGCAAACCTCTCGCGGCCTGTGCACCCTACTCTAGCAGTGGGCAGCCTGCAGCCCCTGAGCCTGGGGGTCGCCTTGCGGCCAAGGCCGGGGAGGACTTTCGAGACAAGCTGGACAAAAGTGTCAGCAGCGCTTCATCCGACTCTGAGTACAAAG TGAAGGAGGAAGGCGACCGCGAGATCTCCAGCTCTCGGGACAGTCCCCCGGTGCGCCTGAAAAAGCCACGCAAAGCGCGGACCGCCTTCACCGACCATCAGCTGGCGCAGCTGGAGCGTAGCTTCGAGCGGCAGAAATACCTGAGCGTGCAAGACCGCATGGAGCTAGCCGCCTCGCTCAACCTCACCGACACGCAGGTCAAGACCTGGTACCAGAACCGCAG GACTAAATGGAAGCGACAGACGGCCGTGGGGCTGGAGCTGCTAGCGGAGGCAGGCAATTACTCGGCGCTCCAGAGAATGTTCCCGTCGCCTTATTTCTACCCGCAGAGTCTCGTTTCCAACCTGGACCCCGGCGCCGCACTCTATCTGTACCGCGGACCCAGCGCGCCGCCACCTGCCCTTCAGAGACCTCTGGTGCCCCGCATCCTCATACACGGACTCCAGGGCGCCAGCGAGCCGCCCCCACCGCTGCCCCCGCTGCCCGGTGTCCTCCCACGCGCCGCGCAGCCCCGGTGA
- the Barhl1 gene encoding barH-like 1 homeobox protein isoform X2, translated as MELAASLNLTDTQVKTWYQNRRTKWKRQTAVGLELLAEAGNYSALQRMFPSPYFYPQSLVSNLDPGAALYLYRGPSAPPPALQRPLVPRILIHGLQGASEPPPPLPPLPGVLPRAAQPR; from the exons ATGGAGCTAGCCGCCTCGCTCAACCTCACCGACACGCAGGTCAAGACCTGGTACCAGAACCGCAG GACTAAATGGAAGCGACAGACGGCCGTGGGGCTGGAGCTGCTAGCGGAGGCAGGCAATTACTCGGCGCTCCAGAGAATGTTCCCGTCGCCTTATTTCTACCCGCAGAGTCTCGTTTCCAACCTGGACCCCGGCGCCGCACTCTATCTGTACCGCGGACCCAGCGCGCCGCCACCTGCCCTTCAGAGACCTCTGGTGCCCCGCATCCTCATACACGGACTCCAGGGCGCCAGCGAGCCGCCCCCACCGCTGCCCCCGCTGCCCGGTGTCCTCCCACGCGCCGCGCAGCCCCGGTGA